One window from the genome of Moorena sp. SIOASIH encodes:
- a CDS encoding S-layer family protein, which translates to MKPRVDGLVQASTFVLCSLVGATTALGQITPDNTLGNESSVVTPNVDVKGALADLIEGGAIRDSNLFHSFSDFNVGEMGRVYFANPAGIANILSRVTGTNVSNILGTLGVLGNANLFVINPNGIFFGPNSRLDLGGSFFGSTADSVLFEDGTVFSTKNPNEKPLLTINIPSGLQYGSNPGSITNQSRREFGEQINGLRVPNGQTLGLIGGEVNIPGGVNGALDGRIELGSVGSNNVVNLTPKDTSFVLDYSPVQQFQDISLSDGALVDTSGFGGGSIQVQGANVSLRDRSFVFADTLGSQNGGGIVVEASQLSLEGGSRITADVLGSGQGGDLRVNASESVRVIGVSADGTFSGLGANLIGGATGKAGDLRITTGQLMVSDGAQVGVNTFGEGDGGNLTVNASSTVQLIGTDANPEFPSGLFAVTLGTGKAGDLSITTGQLIVSDGAQVSADTRGEGDGGNLTVDADSTVQLIGRSADGKVGSGLFAQANRGSKGKAGDLRITTGQLMVSDGAQVGVNTFGEGDGGNLTVNADSTVQLIGTSANSQFPSGLFARTLGTGKAGDLRITTGQLMVSDGAQVSASTRGEGDGGTLSVNADSMVQLIGRSANGQFGSGLFAQANPGSKGKAGDLSITTGQLMVSDGAQVSAGTRGEGDGGTLSVNADSTVQVIGTSADGQFPSALFTETEGTGDAGDVSITTGQLIVSDGAAILAGTKGEGDGGTLSVNADSTVQLIGTSADGRFASALFTETEGTGDAGDLLKITTGQLIVSDGAAISARSTEQGSSAGEVEINANSIFLDNKGRITAETAGDKGNITLSSRDIRLLNQSKITTDAQNTTGGNIDIDTETLVGLGNSDITANAQEGEGGRVEINAQGIFGLEFRVRETPENDITATSNLGPSFSGEVILNTPDLDPTSGLIELPGSLVDAEAILANDLCGFENNRIAGGSSFTITGKGGLPPTPEDPVINAHRTVRWRTRPRLASTRQKLQQLPQQPSVITPQPPQEKKVIIEAQGWVIAKDGTIILTAQPFKGTPVEQILPHLDCHSGTGNRE; encoded by the coding sequence ATGAAACCTCGGGTTGACGGACTTGTGCAAGCAAGTACCTTTGTTCTGTGTTCTTTAGTGGGTGCAACTACAGCATTAGGACAAATCACCCCAGATAATACCCTGGGGAATGAAAGCTCTGTAGTAACTCCCAATGTCGATGTTAAGGGTGCCCTGGCAGATTTAATTGAAGGTGGGGCGATTAGAGACAGCAATCTATTCCACAGCTTTTCGGATTTCAATGTGGGTGAGATGGGGCGGGTTTATTTTGCTAATCCTGCTGGAATTGCAAACATCCTGAGTCGGGTAACTGGAACTAATGTTTCCAATATTTTGGGAACTCTAGGAGTGTTGGGCAATGCTAACTTGTTTGTGATTAATCCAAACGGTATTTTCTTTGGTCCCAATAGCCGACTAGATCTAGGAGGTTCATTTTTTGGGAGTACTGCTGATAGTGTGTTGTTTGAAGATGGCACAGTATTCAGCACTAAAAATCCCAATGAGAAACCGTTGTTGACGATTAATATACCTTCTGGGTTGCAATATGGTTCCAATCCAGGGAGTATTACTAATCAGTCTCGTCGTGAGTTTGGGGAACAAATTAATGGTCTTCGGGTACCAAATGGTCAAACATTAGGGCTGATTGGTGGTGAGGTTAATATTCCTGGTGGCGTTAATGGTGCATTGGATGGACGGATTGAGCTGGGGAGTGTTGGTTCTAATAATGTGGTGAACCTGACACCAAAGGATACTAGTTTTGTATTGGATTATTCACCAGTTCAACAGTTTCAGGATATTAGTTTGTCCGACGGTGCTTTGGTTGATACCAGTGGCTTTGGTGGTGGGAGTATCCAGGTGCAGGGGGCTAATGTGAGTTTACGCGATCGCTCTTTTGTGTTTGCGGATACCCTCGGAAGTCAGAATGGCGGTGGGATAGTTGTTGAGGCTTCACAGTTGAGTCTTGAGGGTGGTTCTAGGATAACTGCGGATGTATTGGGCTCAGGACAGGGGGGAGATTTGAGAGTGAATGCCTCTGAATCTGTTCGAGTAATTGGTGTATCGGCTGATGGTACTTTCAGCGGTTTGGGAGCCAACCTGATTGGAGGAGCAACAGGAAAAGCGGGAGATTTGAGGATTACCACTGGGCAGTTAATGGTCTCTGATGGAGCACAAGTTGGTGTTAACACTTTTGGTGAAGGGGACGGGGGAAATTTGACTGTGAATGCCTCATCTACGGTTCAACTGATTGGTACTGATGCCAATCCTGAGTTTCCCAGCGGCTTGTTTGCTGTAACTCTTGGGACAGGAAAAGCGGGAGATTTGAGTATTACCACTGGGCAGTTAATTGTCTCTGATGGAGCACAAGTTTCAGCTGACACAAGGGGTGAAGGGGACGGCGGAAATTTGACAGTGGATGCCGACTCGACTGTTCAACTGATTGGTAGGTCAGCGGATGGTAAGGTTGGCAGTGGCTTGTTTGCTCAAGCTAATCGAGGCTCAAAAGGAAAAGCGGGAGATTTGAGGATTACCACTGGGCAGTTAATGGTCTCTGATGGAGCACAAGTTGGTGTTAACACTTTTGGTGAAGGGGACGGGGGAAATTTGACTGTGAATGCCGACTCGACTGTTCAACTGATTGGTACCTCAGCCAATAGTCAGTTTCCCAGCGGCTTGTTTGCTCGAACTCTTGGGACAGGAAAAGCGGGAGATTTGAGGATTACCACTGGGCAGTTAATGGTCTCTGATGGAGCACAAGTTTCAGCTAGCACAAGGGGTGAAGGGGACGGGGGAACCTTGAGTGTGAATGCCGACTCTATGGTTCAACTCATTGGTAGGTCAGCCAATGGTCAGTTTGGCAGCGGCTTGTTTGCTCAAGCTAATCCAGGCTCAAAAGGAAAAGCGGGAGATTTGAGTATTACCACTGGGCAGTTAATGGTCTCTGATGGAGCACAAGTTTCAGCTGGCACAAGGGGTGAAGGGGACGGGGGAACCTTGAGTGTGAATGCCGACTCTACTGTTCAAGTCATTGGTACCTCAGCCGATGGTCAGTTTCCCAGCGCCTTGTTTACTGAAACTGAAGGGACAGGAGATGCGGGAGATGTGAGTATTACCACTGGGCAGTTAATTGTCTCTGATGGAGCAGCTATTTTAGCTGGCACAAAGGGTGAAGGGGACGGGGGAACCTTGAGTGTGAATGCCGACTCTACTGTTCAACTCATTGGTACCTCAGCCGATGGTCGGTTTGCCAGCGCCTTGTTTACTGAAACTGAAGGGACAGGAGATGCGGGAGATTTGTTGAAAATTACTACTGGGCAGTTAATTGTCTCTGATGGAGCAGCTATTAGTGCTAGAAGCACTGAACAGGGGAGTTCAGCAGGCGAGGTAGAGATTAATGCCAACTCTATCTTCCTTGACAACAAAGGAAGGATCACAGCAGAAACAGCAGGAGACAAAGGCAATATTACTCTATCTTCCCGTGACATCCGACTGCTTAACCAAAGCAAGATTACCACTGATGCCCAGAATACCACTGGGGGCAATATAGACATTGATACTGAAACCCTCGTCGGTCTCGGAAATAGCGACATCACCGCCAATGCTCAAGAAGGCGAAGGAGGTCGTGTTGAGATTAATGCCCAAGGCATCTTTGGCTTAGAGTTTCGGGTACGTGAAACTCCAGAAAATGACATCACCGCCACCTCCAACCTTGGCCCATCCTTCAGCGGTGAAGTCATACTCAACACCCCAGACCTAGACCCAACATCAGGCTTAATCGAGTTACCAGGAAGCCTAGTAGATGCAGAAGCTATCCTGGCCAATGACCTTTGTGGCTTTGAGAATAATCGGATTGCTGGAGGGAGTTCCTTTACCATTACCGGAAAAGGGGGTTTACCACCGACTCCAGAAGATCCAGTGATTAATGCCCACAGAACAGTCAGGTGGAGAACTCGTCCTAGGTTAGCCAGCACCAGACAAAAATTACAACAATTACCGCAGCAACCCTCAGTGATCACCCCTCAACCTCCCCAAGAAAAAAAAGTGATTATCGAAGCCCAAGGCTGGGTAATAGCAAAGGATGGCACGATTATTCTGACCGCGCAACCGTTTAAGGGAACTCCTGTTGAGCAGATATTGCCCCATCTTGATTGCCATTCGGGAACAGGGAACAGGGAGTAG
- a CDS encoding aminotransferase class I/II-fold pyridoxal phosphate-dependent enzyme codes for MTDPTTEGNTHFISPRVLKGLEYQTPISKFYAEATYMSRRTEPESLDFTLGDSHEMPLPGFVEALQRSSIPQNQGWYGYKGNIPESRETVSAALKDKRGISILPEDIFMTNGTIVGLAICLHILAGDGDEVIILTPPWLGYRRMVHLTGAMPVGVPVDTNTFDMELDAIAAAITERTRAIIVNSPHNPTGKIFSATTLEGLAAILTDASRRYGKPIYLISDETFSRIVFDHQACPSPTQFYPFSFLVYGYSKTFMAPGQRIGYIALPSTMPNRQEIRRVIGMLQQSSFGWCYPSVLMQYALGDLEQLNLNIEHLQKKRDWMVKALRDMGYKLRTPDGTFFLLVRSPWQDDCAFAELLASHGVFVLPGTPQEIPGYLRISLTASEEMISRALPKFQAAFQDAIASIDTARSF; via the coding sequence ATGACAGATCCAACCACTGAAGGGAATACCCACTTTATCTCCCCACGTGTACTAAAGGGATTAGAGTACCAGACCCCCATCAGCAAATTTTATGCCGAAGCGACCTATATGAGTCGCCGCACTGAGCCGGAAAGTCTTGATTTTACCTTGGGTGATTCCCATGAAATGCCACTACCAGGTTTTGTAGAAGCCTTGCAGCGTTCGAGCATACCGCAAAATCAAGGTTGGTATGGCTACAAGGGAAATATTCCAGAATCACGGGAGACTGTATCCGCTGCTCTTAAGGATAAACGCGGAATTTCCATATTGCCCGAAGATATTTTTATGACCAATGGTACAATAGTTGGTCTAGCAATTTGTCTGCACATCCTGGCTGGGGATGGAGATGAGGTAATTATTCTAACTCCACCCTGGTTAGGTTATAGGCGTATGGTTCATCTTACTGGTGCCATGCCGGTGGGTGTGCCTGTGGATACCAACACCTTTGATATGGAACTCGATGCGATCGCAGCTGCAATTACAGAACGCACTCGGGCAATAATCGTCAATTCACCCCACAATCCCACAGGTAAGATTTTCTCAGCAACAACCCTTGAGGGTTTGGCTGCTATACTCACCGATGCTTCTAGACGTTATGGTAAGCCCATTTACCTAATTTCTGATGAAACCTTCAGCCGCATTGTCTTTGATCACCAGGCTTGTCCTAGCCCTACCCAGTTTTACCCATTTTCTTTTTTGGTATATGGTTACAGCAAGACGTTCATGGCTCCTGGTCAACGCATAGGGTATATTGCTTTACCATCCACTATGCCCAATCGCCAAGAAATCAGGCGAGTCATTGGCATGTTACAACAAAGTTCTTTTGGTTGGTGTTATCCTAGTGTGTTAATGCAGTATGCTCTAGGAGACCTGGAGCAACTAAACCTTAATATCGAGCATTTACAAAAAAAGCGCGATTGGATGGTCAAAGCACTGCGAGACATGGGTTACAAGCTCCGCACCCCTGATGGAACATTTTTCCTATTGGTGCGCTCCCCTTGGCAAGATGACTGTGCTTTTGCCGAGTTACTGGCCAGTCACGGGGTCTTCGTGTTACCTGGAACGCCGCAGGAAATACCAGGTTATCTTCGCATCTCCCTGACTGCCAGCGAAGAGATGATTTCCCGTGCCCTGCCCAAATTCCAAGCCGCATTCCAAGACGCGATCGCATCTATTGACACTGCCCGGTCGTTCTGA
- a CDS encoding NAD(P)-dependent alcohol dehydrogenase: MIRAYAADEPGGELKPFEYDPGVLGQEEVEINVEYCGICHSDLSMLDNEWGLTQYPFVPGHEVVGTVAALGQNVTTLQVGQRVGLGWFSKSCMGCECCMSGDHNLCLTAEGTIIGRHGGFADKVRAHHSWIVPLPETLNAASAGPLFCAGITVFNPIVEFDVAPTSRVGVIGIGGLGHIALGFLQAWGCDVTAFSTSPDKEEEARQLGANHFVNSRDPKALEAVANSFDLIISTVSADLDWDTYIATLRPKGRLHFVGVTPNPVSSQVFPLLLGQKSISGSPSGSPVTIGRMLEFAGRHSIEPITETFAFDQVNEAMDKLRNGKPRYRIVLKH, from the coding sequence ATGATTCGAGCCTACGCAGCCGACGAACCTGGTGGAGAACTGAAGCCTTTTGAATACGACCCAGGGGTTTTGGGGCAAGAGGAAGTAGAAATCAATGTGGAATACTGTGGTATTTGCCACAGCGACCTAAGTATGTTGGATAACGAGTGGGGACTAACTCAGTATCCCTTTGTCCCCGGTCACGAGGTAGTTGGTACCGTGGCCGCATTGGGACAGAACGTGACGACGCTACAAGTTGGACAACGAGTGGGACTAGGCTGGTTTTCTAAGTCCTGCATGGGCTGCGAGTGCTGTATGTCAGGAGACCATAATCTCTGCCTAACTGCAGAAGGTACAATTATCGGTCGCCATGGGGGGTTTGCTGACAAGGTTCGTGCCCATCACAGCTGGATTGTTCCTCTACCGGAAACCCTGAATGCTGCTAGTGCTGGTCCGTTATTTTGTGCTGGCATTACTGTGTTTAATCCGATTGTGGAGTTTGATGTCGCACCTACTAGCCGAGTGGGTGTGATTGGTATTGGTGGACTGGGTCATATCGCACTGGGCTTTCTTCAGGCTTGGGGTTGCGATGTCACTGCCTTTTCCACTAGTCCTGATAAAGAAGAGGAAGCACGACAACTGGGAGCAAACCACTTTGTTAACTCTCGTGACCCTAAGGCTTTAGAGGCGGTTGCCAATTCCTTTGACTTGATCATTTCTACGGTCAGCGCTGACTTGGACTGGGATACCTACATTGCTACCTTACGCCCCAAGGGTAGGCTACACTTCGTGGGAGTCACTCCCAATCCAGTGTCAAGTCAAGTGTTTCCCTTATTACTTGGTCAGAAATCTATCTCTGGTAGCCCTTCAGGCAGTCCGGTTACGATTGGCCGTATGCTTGAGTTTGCTGGCCGACATAGTATTGAACCCATTACCGAAACCTTTGCATTTGACCAGGTTAATGAAGCCATGGACAAACTCCGCAATGGTAAGCCTCGTTATCGGATTGTACTTAAGCATTAA
- a CDS encoding multicopper oxidase domain-containing protein: MNISRRLLMKLGLSSLPSSLLLFNWPQKAFAQDAFTYYPPAEPRPLPFSAAIPWHAYSQELRIPKVLDPSDTSGDVNRYQIEIVSTTQKIGPDDEVEIWSYKGQDPLEGNTPGPLIRQEVDKTSVVRFINKLDAFPKGHNINCEQLTTDCKKLTTECKEITTECKEVLAECKEVLAECEEKTGVGVSIHLHGMTSLPEYDGFADDKIYPRDSLVDPSGEYKDYIYPNDRAATIWYHDHAAEHTQRNVAMGMVGMYIVYDPCHEKELNLPGTGNRYDNFQDGALGVCKKSGLDPEPDGEDKYDVPLIFQSHPYALIGKNKDLPEGAAYKCPEITNKFTESTSGCDPKKNEYKSFVLVNGDLQPYLDVYKRKYRFRLLNATDAKELVLKIGTLTSSVLENQQTFKVIASDGGMIPTAMELSELRITPGERYEIVVDFSECETDDVILSHYNEKQNKYTALMKFNIVGPLNPPDPSDPPDGGLTVENQPPNKTEDIPATITPNQTLVFNTGKVNPSEDKKIWFIGAVNENNDICPHYWKQGWENQEDENREDVDPGEKKPWEYRKVANPPFFDKEDQAKLKLEDAQVWRIINPSNEKPGHPVHVHLIDTFLIKRYTIDPEEWQITTCDPLPEEYKLKDITVNEYEKGWKDVFYLPAGEAMDIGGYFGPHEGRYMIHCHNLGHEDSDMMAEFQVGEVCYDPRTRGRKKSQGGILEDSLGGVEVDSVYDQKSMKTFNRSVYGDRQKNLELLRDKLREWRENLKNKGNRS, encoded by the coding sequence ATGAACATTTCAAGACGACTTTTAATGAAGTTGGGACTCAGCAGCTTACCTTCTTCACTACTGTTATTCAATTGGCCGCAAAAAGCATTCGCGCAGGATGCATTTACTTATTATCCACCCGCAGAGCCGCGACCTCTCCCATTTTCTGCGGCGATTCCATGGCACGCATATTCCCAAGAACTCAGGATTCCAAAGGTGTTGGATCCAAGTGATACGTCTGGTGATGTAAACCGATATCAGATTGAAATTGTGTCAACGACACAAAAAATCGGGCCAGACGATGAGGTTGAGATCTGGAGTTATAAGGGTCAGGATCCGCTTGAAGGAAATACTCCCGGTCCGCTCATTCGTCAAGAGGTGGATAAAACCTCCGTTGTTCGATTCATCAATAAGTTGGACGCATTTCCAAAAGGGCACAACATAAATTGTGAACAACTAACAACAGATTGTAAAAAACTAACAACAGAGTGTAAAGAAATAACAACAGAGTGTAAAGAAGTACTAGCAGAGTGTAAAGAAGTACTAGCAGAGTGTGAAGAAAAAACGGGAGTTGGTGTTTCCATTCATTTACATGGAATGACCTCACTGCCTGAATATGATGGGTTTGCTGATGATAAGATCTATCCTCGTGATAGTTTGGTAGATCCTTCTGGTGAGTATAAAGACTATATTTATCCCAATGATCGTGCCGCTACGATTTGGTATCACGACCACGCTGCTGAGCATACCCAAAGAAATGTTGCGATGGGCATGGTCGGGATGTACATTGTTTATGATCCATGCCATGAAAAAGAGCTGAATTTGCCTGGTACTGGTAATCGTTATGACAACTTCCAAGATGGTGCCTTAGGCGTTTGCAAAAAAAGTGGCCTAGACCCAGAACCAGATGGCGAAGACAAATATGATGTGCCCCTCATCTTCCAATCCCATCCTTATGCACTAATAGGAAAAAATAAAGACCTCCCTGAGGGTGCTGCATATAAGTGTCCGGAAATTACAAATAAGTTTACGGAAAGTACTTCGGGTTGTGATCCAAAGAAAAATGAATATAAATCTTTCGTCCTGGTGAATGGAGATCTTCAACCCTACCTGGATGTATACAAGCGCAAGTACCGCTTCCGGTTATTAAATGCCACGGATGCGAAGGAACTTGTTCTTAAGATTGGTACTCTGACAAGTAGTGTATTGGAGAATCAGCAAACCTTCAAGGTCATTGCATCAGATGGTGGAATGATACCAACGGCAATGGAATTGAGTGAGCTCAGGATTACTCCTGGGGAACGCTACGAAATTGTAGTTGACTTCAGTGAATGTGAAACAGATGATGTAATTCTTTCTCATTATAATGAGAAGCAAAATAAATATACAGCTTTGATGAAATTCAACATTGTCGGTCCTCTCAATCCCCCAGATCCATCTGATCCTCCTGATGGTGGATTGACTGTGGAGAATCAACCTCCTAATAAGACAGAAGATATTCCAGCAACTATAACACCTAATCAAACACTAGTTTTCAACACTGGGAAGGTGAACCCTTCGGAGGATAAAAAGATCTGGTTCATTGGGGCTGTTAATGAAAATAATGACATTTGTCCGCACTATTGGAAACAAGGGTGGGAAAATCAAGAAGATGAAAATCGAGAAGATGTAGATCCAGGTGAGAAAAAACCGTGGGAATATAGGAAGGTTGCTAACCCGCCCTTCTTTGATAAGGAGGATCAGGCAAAGCTGAAGCTAGAAGACGCTCAAGTCTGGAGGATAATTAATCCATCTAATGAGAAACCAGGCCATCCAGTACATGTTCATCTGATCGACACCTTCTTAATTAAACGATACACAATCGATCCGGAAGAATGGCAGATCACAACATGTGATCCCCTCCCAGAGGAATACAAATTAAAAGATATAACCGTGAACGAATATGAAAAAGGGTGGAAGGACGTTTTTTATCTTCCCGCTGGTGAAGCCATGGACATTGGTGGTTATTTTGGTCCTCACGAGGGGCGATATATGATTCACTGTCATAACTTGGGCCATGAGGATAGTGACATGATGGCTGAATTTCAAGTGGGTGAGGTATGCTATGATCCCAGAACGCGAGGTCGAAAAAAATCGCAAGGTGGTATTTTAGAGGACTCTCTGGGAGGGGTAGAAGTCGATAGTGTGTACGATCAAAAGAGTATGAAGACATTCAACAGAAGTGTGTATGGAGACAGACAGAAGAATTTAGAATTACTGCGCGATAAGCTCAGGGAATGGCGCGAGAATCTCAAGAACAAGGGCAATCGCTCTTAA
- a CDS encoding helix-turn-helix domain-containing protein: MMISTAQAAELLGVSATRVRFLLSKGRVKGAYKVGRTWVIPLFDGMPVVTPGTRGPKRNWSKRREYTKAVIHVNQKVIRQNLKSGERNPVITVKRGSKNIYGHTVEVNGPCRVMYRPDNPLNCGARVWIETISDFKVI; this comes from the coding sequence ATGATGATTTCTACAGCCCAAGCCGCTGAATTACTAGGTGTTTCTGCCACTCGTGTCCGTTTTCTTCTGAGCAAGGGCAGAGTTAAAGGGGCTTATAAGGTGGGTAGAACTTGGGTGATTCCTCTGTTTGACGGTATGCCGGTGGTCACTCCTGGTACTCGCGGACCGAAGCGGAATTGGTCAAAGCGCAGGGAGTACACCAAGGCTGTGATTCACGTTAATCAGAAGGTAATTCGCCAAAATCTCAAGAGCGGGGAGCGCAACCCTGTGATTACGGTTAAACGGGGTTCTAAAAACATTTACGGTCATACGGTAGAGGTCAATGGCCCGTGTCGGGTGATGTATCGTCCTGATAATCCCTTAAATTGTGGGGCTAGGGTCTGGATTGAGACGATTTCTGATTTTAAAGTGATCTAA
- a CDS encoding CHAT domain-containing protein — protein MKKLSFIFAIALITCFLPSAKALSNSPAITPDSQFPIPDSRFPIPDSQFPIPDSRFPIPDSPEQQAQQLYETGQYQEAIPLLEQMISNYSDSGDLIGEINSLVNLALVYQTLGDLDQAKQTLSQSSIKLSKLDNTKERQELQAQILEVEGQVYLSLGQAEKALSTWQQTSAIYQDIGDLTRLTENQIYQVQALRVLGLYNKATKTLTKITETIQEQPDSKLKSTALQYLGDVLRRVGKFQDSQEILQQSLAIAENLPDQTLIADNLLSLGDTARLKRDTESAFYFYQRVVEESPLPDIKIQGQLNQLSLLIAKKEWSRARGLLPAIHNTLTKLYPSKTAINARINLAKILLKPTKSQLTTPNDQATYLADALKLARDLGDKRAEAEAIGNLGTLYEQQSRLDEAQYLTEKALLIAQEIQAPDLAYQWQWQLGRILKLKQDKKNAMFRSRSGSKGTRNRSAIAAYSQSVKTLQSIRSDLVAISSDIQFDFRESVEPVYRELVGLLLEPNASQENLKQARDVIESLQLAELDNFFRDACLDAKPVKIDELDPNAAIFYTIILPDRLEVIVTLPGKPLRQITTNLPQTEIEQQLASVKSNITSPWRVLRKENLQKIHDWLIGPIEAELANSNILTLVFIPDGALRNLPMSVLYDGEDYLIDKYSIAVAPSLQLIDPQALVRQEFSVLSAGVTEVRPHRPNLAPLPGVKVELDNINAEVPSLILLNESFTESNFNTEVNTSAYEVVHLATHGEFSSVAEETFLLTWDEEININELNSLIRTDQKQKNPIELLVLSACRTAAGDSRAALGLAGVVVRGGARSTMASLWYVDDLATTELMTRFYQKLAKGKVTKAEALRQAQQELLESEPFNHPYYWSAFILLGNWL, from the coding sequence ATGAAAAAACTATCATTTATATTTGCCATCGCATTAATAACCTGCTTCCTACCATCGGCGAAAGCATTATCAAATTCTCCAGCAATCACACCCGATTCCCAATTCCCGATTCCCGATTCCCGATTCCCGATTCCCGATTCCCAATTCCCGATTCCCGATTCCCGATTCCCGATTCCCGATTCTCCAGAACAACAAGCCCAACAACTCTATGAAACAGGTCAATATCAAGAAGCGATACCGTTGTTGGAGCAAATGATTAGTAACTACAGCGACAGTGGCGACCTTATTGGTGAAATTAATTCCTTAGTCAATCTAGCTTTAGTTTATCAAACCTTGGGAGACCTAGACCAAGCTAAACAAACCCTATCCCAGAGTTCGATCAAACTATCAAAACTTGATAATACCAAAGAACGTCAAGAATTACAAGCCCAAATCCTAGAAGTCGAAGGACAAGTATACTTATCACTAGGTCAGGCGGAAAAAGCCTTATCGACTTGGCAGCAAACTAGTGCTATCTACCAAGATATCGGAGACTTAACTAGATTAACAGAAAATCAGATTTACCAAGTGCAAGCCTTACGAGTATTAGGGTTGTATAATAAAGCCACTAAAACCTTAACTAAAATCACAGAAACTATCCAAGAGCAACCGGATAGCAAACTCAAAAGTACCGCCCTCCAATACCTAGGTGATGTGCTGCGCCGAGTGGGTAAATTCCAAGACTCTCAAGAAATTTTACAACAAAGTTTAGCCATAGCCGAAAACTTACCAGATCAGACCTTGATTGCTGATAATCTGCTCAGTTTGGGAGATACAGCTAGATTAAAAAGAGACACAGAATCCGCTTTTTATTTCTATCAACGGGTTGTGGAAGAATCTCCCTTACCCGATATTAAGATTCAAGGACAATTAAATCAATTGAGTCTATTGATAGCTAAAAAAGAGTGGTCACGAGCCAGAGGGTTATTGCCAGCTATCCACAATACTTTAACTAAATTATATCCCAGTAAAACAGCAATCAATGCTAGAATTAATCTAGCCAAAATCCTATTAAAACCTACAAAATCACAACTCACAACTCCAAACGACCAGGCTACTTATCTCGCTGATGCCCTTAAGCTGGCTAGGGATTTAGGAGATAAAAGAGCGGAAGCAGAAGCCATCGGTAACTTGGGAACCTTATACGAACAGCAATCACGTCTTGATGAAGCCCAATACTTAACCGAAAAAGCTTTACTGATTGCTCAAGAAATCCAGGCTCCTGATTTAGCCTATCAATGGCAATGGCAACTGGGCAGAATCCTCAAGCTAAAACAGGATAAAAAAAACGCGATGTTCCGTTCGCGAAGCGGTTCCAAAGGAACAAGGAACCGCTCCGCGATCGCAGCCTATTCTCAATCCGTTAAAACCCTGCAATCTATCCGTAGCGACCTAGTCGCGATTAGTAGCGATATTCAGTTTGATTTCCGAGAAAGTGTCGAACCAGTCTACCGAGAATTAGTAGGACTACTCCTGGAACCCAATGCATCTCAAGAAAACCTCAAACAAGCACGAGATGTGATTGAATCCCTACAACTAGCGGAACTAGACAACTTTTTTCGGGATGCCTGTTTAGATGCCAAACCAGTTAAAATCGACGAACTAGACCCCAACGCCGCTATCTTCTATACCATTATCTTGCCAGACCGCCTGGAAGTAATTGTTACCTTGCCCGGAAAACCCCTGCGCCAGATCACCACTAACTTACCTCAAACAGAAATAGAACAACAACTGGCTTCGGTAAAGAGCAATATTACTAGCCCTTGGCGAGTTCTGAGAAAGGAAAACTTACAAAAAATACACGACTGGTTAATCGGCCCGATTGAAGCGGAACTAGCCAACAGTAACATCCTCACCCTAGTATTTATACCAGACGGAGCCCTGCGCAATCTTCCCATGTCCGTGCTTTATGACGGGGAAGACTATTTGATCGATAAATATAGTATTGCGGTAGCACCTAGTTTACAATTAATCGACCCTCAAGCTTTAGTCAGACAAGAATTTTCGGTTCTGAGTGCTGGAGTGACGGAAGTTCGTCCCCATCGTCCAAATTTAGCACCACTTCCTGGGGTGAAGGTGGAATTAGACAATATCAACGCCGAAGTTCCCTCATTGATTCTACTCAATGAGTCCTTTACTGAATCCAACTTCAATACAGAAGTTAATACCTCTGCTTACGAAGTGGTTCATCTAGCCACTCATGGTGAATTTAGTTCAGTAGCTGAAGAAACCTTTCTCCTGACCTGGGACGAGGAGATCAATATCAATGAGTTAAATAGTCTGATCAGAACCGATCAAAAGCAAAAAAATCCGATTGAATTACTCGTCCTCAGTGCTTGTAGGACAGCCGCAGGAGACTCCCGAGCCGCTTTGGGATTGGCTGGAGTAGTAGTGCGTGGGGGGGCACGCAGTACCATGGCCAGTCTCTGGTATGTGGACGATCTAGCTACTACAGAGTTAATGACTCGCTTCTATCAGAAGTTAGCCAAAGGCAAGGTTACCAAGGCTGAAGCTCTGCGTCAAGCTCAACAGGAGCTGTTGGAGAGCGAGCCATTTAATCACCCCTATTACTGGTCAGCTTTTATTTTGCTGGGAAATTGGTTGTGA